A window of Raineyella sp. W15-4 contains these coding sequences:
- a CDS encoding RNA polymerase sigma factor RpoD/SigA, which produces MSVGNGKGPPVATTRTRTSDGIDGKDAVGLYLDGIAKTPLLSADEEVALAKKIELGLYAEHILSGDVTTADRRAAVAEREGLTLRRPTTEELEFLVAEGHDAMQRFVQANLRLVVSVARKYGRGQMPLLDLVQEGNTGLIRAVEKFDYSKGFKFSTYATWWVRQSISRGIAQQGRIVRLPVHVAEQVNQVGAVRRTLERALGREPELAEIAAEMGLEEDKVVDLIRFGHDHVSLDAPVEQDGDTALGDLIAREPMPGPDEVVLDAEDHAFLEELLSTLDDRSADVVRRRYGLLDGRQAKLADIGAVWGITAERVRQIERHAITQLRVRSEEMAA; this is translated from the coding sequence ATGTCCGTAGGCAACGGAAAGGGGCCCCCTGTGGCTACGACGCGCACACGCACCAGTGATGGCATCGACGGCAAGGACGCGGTCGGGCTGTACCTCGACGGCATCGCCAAGACCCCGCTCCTGAGCGCCGACGAGGAAGTCGCCCTCGCGAAGAAGATCGAGCTCGGACTCTACGCCGAGCACATCCTGTCCGGAGACGTCACCACGGCCGATCGTCGTGCCGCCGTCGCCGAGCGTGAGGGGCTGACCCTGCGCCGCCCGACCACCGAGGAGCTCGAGTTCCTCGTGGCCGAGGGGCACGACGCCATGCAGCGGTTCGTCCAGGCCAACCTACGCCTGGTCGTCTCGGTCGCCCGCAAGTACGGCCGCGGTCAGATGCCGCTGCTCGACCTCGTCCAGGAAGGCAACACCGGCCTGATCCGGGCGGTCGAGAAGTTCGATTACTCCAAGGGATTCAAGTTCTCGACGTACGCCACCTGGTGGGTGCGTCAGTCGATCTCCCGCGGGATCGCCCAGCAGGGCCGCATCGTCCGGCTGCCGGTGCATGTCGCCGAGCAGGTCAACCAGGTCGGTGCCGTCCGCCGCACCCTGGAGCGTGCCCTGGGGCGCGAGCCGGAGCTGGCGGAGATCGCCGCGGAGATGGGGCTGGAGGAGGACAAGGTCGTCGACCTGATCCGGTTCGGTCACGACCACGTCAGTCTCGACGCCCCGGTGGAGCAGGACGGTGACACCGCCCTCGGTGACCTGATCGCCCGGGAGCCGATGCCCGGCCCCGACGAGGTCGTCCTGGACGCCGAGGACCACGCGTTCCTCGAGGAGCTGCTGTCCACCCTGGACGATCGCTCCGCCGATGTCGTCCGCCGCCGCTACGGGCTGCTCGACGGCCGCCAGGCCAAGCTCGCCGACATCGGCGCGGTCTGGGGCATCACCGCCGAGCGGGTCCGGCAGATCGAGCGGCACGCGATCACCCAGCTGCGGGTGCGCAGCGAGGAGATGGCTGCCTGA
- a CDS encoding PAC2 family protein, giving the protein MSASPPLYRLNPDGWADLDGKRPVLVLLLDGAGSAGQLQPLVAEHLLEHCPHRPLVRFDLDLLTQYADRRPMLDFEDGHFTRTPSAELVLYAMTDAAGETFLALVGPEPMLLWERAVAAIVELGAGLGVRLTVDLSGLPMRVPHTRPPQVFTHSPDPELVLRPWDAFRGALTVPATFGAYLEAVLGEKGERTMGIDVCVPYYLGKSEHVASALAALEAIQASCGLNLLPGRLEERAQANRADIDEQVAATENGPAVVSILESNYDEFRTLVGDLPSADELAAEFERFLAEHDRRRDTGDGDTPEG; this is encoded by the coding sequence ATGTCCGCCTCCCCTCCGCTCTACCGGCTGAACCCCGACGGGTGGGCCGACCTGGACGGGAAGCGTCCGGTCCTGGTGCTCCTGCTCGACGGGGCGGGCAGCGCCGGCCAGCTGCAGCCGCTCGTCGCCGAGCACCTGCTCGAACACTGCCCCCACCGACCGTTGGTCCGTTTCGACCTCGACCTGCTCACCCAGTACGCCGACCGGCGGCCGATGCTCGACTTCGAGGACGGGCACTTCACCCGCACCCCGTCAGCCGAGCTGGTGCTCTACGCGATGACCGACGCGGCCGGGGAGACCTTCCTCGCCCTGGTCGGGCCCGAGCCGATGCTGCTGTGGGAACGGGCGGTCGCGGCGATCGTGGAGCTCGGCGCCGGCCTCGGCGTACGCCTCACGGTCGACCTCTCGGGGCTGCCGATGCGGGTCCCGCACACCCGGCCCCCGCAGGTGTTCACCCACTCCCCGGATCCGGAGCTGGTGCTGCGGCCGTGGGACGCGTTCCGCGGCGCGCTCACCGTGCCGGCCACCTTCGGGGCGTACCTGGAGGCGGTACTCGGCGAGAAGGGCGAACGGACGATGGGCATCGACGTGTGCGTGCCCTACTACTTGGGCAAATCGGAGCATGTGGCGTCGGCGCTGGCGGCCCTCGAGGCCATCCAGGCGTCCTGCGGGCTGAACCTGCTGCCCGGGCGGCTGGAGGAACGGGCGCAGGCGAACCGTGCCGACATCGATGAACAGGTCGCAGCCACCGAGAACGGTCCGGCGGTAGTCTCCATCCTGGAGTCGAACTACGACGAGTTCCGCACCCTGGTGGGGGATCTGCCGAGCGCGGACGAACTGGCCGCCGAGTTCGAACGATTTCTGGCCGAACACGACCGTCGCCGCGACACCGGGGACGGTGACACCCCGGAAGGATGA
- a CDS encoding acyl-CoA thioesterase, which produces MPKSINELIDLMRLEEIEFGLYRGRNPQSGLQRVFGGQVLAQALAAAYFTVPLERRVHSLHAYFLRQGQYDAPLIYYVSSERDGRTFTTRSVTARQHGKQIFRLSASFKVPEQGLEHQDSLPPDIPGPDDCPRLDGGPQTENVYRRMGLPFLDVDAEWGVLDIRWVGEAKEHAAHPSAQRFWYRTNGRIPDVGTDPVVNQRLHDCILAYLSDVSLLSTTLVSHGLSFSPELMAVSLDHSTWFHRPFRVDDWMLFEQVSPSASMAVALALGRVFQHGELVSTQAQEGLVRKA; this is translated from the coding sequence GTGCCCAAGAGCATCAACGAACTCATCGACCTGATGCGACTGGAGGAGATCGAGTTCGGTCTCTATCGGGGCCGAAATCCACAGTCCGGCCTGCAGCGGGTCTTCGGTGGCCAGGTGCTCGCCCAGGCCCTCGCCGCGGCCTACTTCACCGTGCCGCTGGAGCGGCGGGTGCACTCCCTGCATGCCTACTTCCTGCGGCAGGGGCAGTACGACGCGCCGCTGATCTACTACGTCTCCTCCGAGCGCGACGGTCGCACCTTCACCACCCGGTCGGTGACCGCCCGCCAGCACGGCAAGCAGATCTTCCGGCTGTCGGCGTCGTTCAAGGTCCCCGAGCAGGGGCTGGAGCACCAGGACTCCCTGCCGCCGGACATCCCCGGCCCGGACGACTGCCCCCGGCTCGACGGCGGGCCGCAGACGGAGAACGTCTACCGGCGGATGGGGCTGCCGTTCCTGGACGTCGACGCGGAGTGGGGTGTCCTCGACATCCGGTGGGTGGGCGAGGCGAAGGAGCATGCCGCGCACCCGTCCGCCCAGCGGTTCTGGTACCGGACGAACGGTCGGATCCCCGACGTCGGCACCGATCCGGTGGTCAACCAGCGGCTGCACGACTGCATCCTGGCCTATCTGTCCGACGTGTCGCTGTTGTCGACCACCCTGGTCAGCCACGGGCTGAGCTTCAGCCCGGAGCTGATGGCGGTGTCGCTCGACCACTCCACCTGGTTCCACCGCCCGTTCCGAGTGGACGACTGGATGCTCTTCGAGCAGGTGTCGCCCTCGGCATCGATGGCGGTCGCGTTGGCCCTCGGCCGGGTGTTCCAGCACGGCGAGCTGGTCTCGACCCAGGCGCAGGAGGGGCTGGTGCGCAAGGCGTAG